The following coding sequences lie in one Arabidopsis thaliana chromosome 3, partial sequence genomic window:
- a CDS encoding Putative endonuclease or glycosyl hydrolase, giving the protein MLLKLFQQSRFFKSISGLGNVASPSHGFVGTRASRPPAVFGTHYLRLLATDSSPPNDTIGPQYGDPVRLPGYPQLVDFSTAKTQVWWDTENSPVPRGFDAYRIGGNIRNALNENGYRGPISIRAFGNMRLIPTPIQLALTSTGIDLYHVPGNKVGSRKTIKDASDFKIIGHVLTWIALNHPQPSNLMVITGDRDYSVALHQLRCRSFNILLACPESSTSTALLRAATSVWKWNSLILGQKPLAENEIEDLIAAGLKK; this is encoded by the exons ATGTTGCTCAAGCTATTTCAACAATCCAGGTTCTTCAAATCCATTAGCGGATTGGGAAACGTAGCGTCTCCATCTCATGGATTTGTTGGAACCAGAGCATCACGTC CTCCAGCTGTATTTGGTACTCACTATCTTCGTCttttag CTACGGATTCATCTCCTCCAAACGATACTATTGGGCCTCAATATGGTGATCCGGTCAGACTACCTGGTTACCCACAg TTAGTAGATTTTAGCACTGCCAAAACTCAAGTTTGGTGGGACACCGAGAACTCTCCAGTTCCAAGAGGCTTCGATGCCTACAGAATTGGAGGGAACATTAGAAACGCGCTCAACGAGAATGGCTATCGCGGGCCTATTTCTATACGTGCTTTCGGCAACATGAGACTCATACCTACCCCGATCCAGCTGGCCCTCACTTCCACTGGTATCGATCTATACCACGTTCCAG gaAATAAAGTTGGTTCGCGTAAAACGATAAAAGATGCCAGTGACTTTAAAATTATCGGCCATGTTTTAACTTGGATTGCGCTCAATCATCCCCAACCTTCCAACTTGATGGTAATAACGGGCGATCGTGATTACTCCGTCGCTCTTCATCAACTGAGATGCCGCTCATTCAACATACTGCTGGCTTGTCCCGAAAGTTCTACTTCCACTGCCCTCCTTCGCGCAGCTACATCGGTTTGGAAGTGGAACTCGTTGATTTTGGGACAGAAACCTTTGGCTGAGAACGAGATTGAAGATCTCATAGCTGCCggtttgaagaaataa